CCTGCTCGGCCGCATGTACCTGCCTGCCTACCGCTCTGGAACGGAGCGGGTCGCGGAGCTGCGGCGCGTACACCCGCCGAAGCACGTGTTACCGGTCCTCTATGGCTGCCACGGGCTGGTGGATATTGAGACGGTGAACCAGGTCCTGCCAGGGACGCGCTGAGGGCCAAGGACAAGGCAGATTGATCAGATCTCGCGTCGGCCTTCCATGGCCTTGATCATGGTGACTTCGTCGGCATACTCGATGTCGCTGCCGACCGGGATCCCCATGGCGATGCGCGTGACCTTGAGCTGGGGCCGCCGGATGGTCTGGGAGAGATAAACGGCGGTGGCCTCGCCTTCGACCGTGGGATTAGTGGCCACGATCACCTCATCTACCTCGCCCCGGTCGATGCGCTTCATCAGGTTGCTGATCCGCAGGTGCTCCGGCCCGACGCCGTGCAGCGGCGAGATGGACCCGTGCAGCACGTGGTACACGCCGTTGAAGTGACGGGTTTTCTCGATGGCCGCGATGTTGGTGGGTTCCTCCACCACGCACACCAGCCGCTGGTTGCGGGTAGGGCTAGAGCAGTAGGTACAGGGATCGACGTCGGTGATGTTGTTGCACACCGAGCAGAGATGCAGCTTCTTCTTGACATCGCGGATGGCGCCGGCGAGGGCCTGGGCATCGGTCTCCTCGGAGCGCAGGATATGGAAGGCCAGGCGCTGCGCACTCTTGGAGCCCACACCGGGCAGTTTCTTCAGTTCTTCGATGAGCCGCGCCATCGGCTCGGCAAATTTGGACATCAGAGCAGTCCCTGCAAGCCTCCGAGCATTCCGCCCAGGCTCGATTGCATCGCGTCGTCCACCTTGCGCCCGGCCTCGTTCACCGCCGCCACTACCAAGTCCTGCAGCATCTCGACATCGCCGGACTTGACCGCTTCCGGGTCGATGGTCACCGCCAGCACCTGCTTGGCGCCGTTCATCTTCACGGTCACCGTGCCCCCGCCGGCCGATGCCTCGACGATGGTCTGGCGCAGTTTCTCCTGCAACTGCTCGGCCTGCTGCTTGACCGCCGTCATCATCTCCTGGAGCTTTCTCGGATCGAAGCCACCCATGGCAGATCTCTTCCGGTTCAGCGGCCTTTGTCGCGATGGTCGATGACGGTGCGGATCTCGGCCCCGAACTTCTCCTGCATGCGTCGCACCACGGGATCGTCGGCGGCCCGCGCCCGCGCCCCCGGACCGCCATTGGCAGGACGCGCCGGAGCCGCCTCGGCGACCGCCTGCCCCGGCGCCACGCGCAACCGCACCGGCCGGGCCGCCGCCGCCGAAGCGGCTTCGTTGGCCACCCGCCTGGCCTCCGCGTTCATCGCCATCTCGACGAACTTGGCGCCGGCCGCAACTTGGACCACTACCTCGCCGCCCTGCGTGCTCCACTCTCCCGCCGACAACATCGACACCACGCTCTGCTGCCGCGCATTCTCCAACGCCGCCAGCACCGCCTCGCGGATAT
This genomic window from Terriglobales bacterium contains:
- the recR gene encoding recombination mediator RecR — translated: MSKFAEPMARLIEELKKLPGVGSKSAQRLAFHILRSEETDAQALAGAIRDVKKKLHLCSVCNNITDVDPCTYCSSPTRNQRLVCVVEEPTNIAAIEKTRHFNGVYHVLHGSISPLHGVGPEHLRISNLMKRIDRGEVDEVIVATNPTVEGEATAVYLSQTIRRPQLKVTRIAMGIPVGSDIEYADEVTMIKAMEGRREI
- a CDS encoding YbaB/EbfC family nucleoid-associated protein; amino-acid sequence: MGGFDPRKLQEMMTAVKQQAEQLQEKLRQTIVEASAGGGTVTVKMNGAKQVLAVTIDPEAVKSGDVEMLQDLVVAAVNEAGRKVDDAMQSSLGGMLGGLQGLL